A window of the Rhodoferax sp. GW822-FHT02A01 genome harbors these coding sequences:
- a CDS encoding N-acetyltransferase, whose product MPITIRPYEPKDWPLLWPVLHTTFAAGDTYAYAPESTEADVHKVWIETPAATYVAVAEDGSLLGTYKLQSNQPGLGSHVSNCGYVVAPSARGQGVASAMCEHSQVEAVKRGFKAMQFNLVVSTNAVAVNLWKKHGFSIVGTLPGAFQHRALGYVDAYVMFKTLGT is encoded by the coding sequence ATGCCAATAACCATACGCCCCTACGAACCCAAGGATTGGCCCCTTCTCTGGCCTGTGCTCCACACCACTTTCGCGGCCGGTGATACCTATGCGTACGCCCCCGAAAGCACAGAAGCGGACGTCCACAAAGTCTGGATTGAAACACCTGCCGCCACGTATGTCGCTGTGGCAGAGGATGGTTCATTGCTCGGTACCTACAAGCTTCAATCCAACCAGCCCGGACTTGGCTCACATGTCAGCAACTGTGGATACGTTGTGGCACCCAGCGCCCGGGGGCAAGGTGTCGCATCGGCAATGTGCGAGCACTCCCAAGTCGAAGCGGTGAAGCGCGGTTTCAAGGCCATGCAATTCAACCTGGTTGTGTCTACCAATGCAGTAGCCGTGAACCTGTGGAAGAAGCACGGCTTTTCCATCGTGGGAACACTCCCCGGCGCGTTTCAACACAGAGCACTGGGCTATGTGGATGCCTATGTCATGTTCAAAACGCTAGGCACCTGA
- a CDS encoding PEP-CTERM sorting domain-containing protein, which yields MKNVLGKYSLALSAVSLAVLALPAQAVEVSFSGSNTATTGVVSGVDNLGNTWVTSDGPSNINSSFTMADQQETAQAFNILNFSNGLGSWANSFQLTINKSQQGSGFKGIIQTPVASGLSNGFMVQEIAGDSTSWASWAATYSLLDTISGLYQQVLFTAPEGKQLSQGQNFMLDVNFSGIITTDSGWAASWDDRAAPTNDVPEPGTVTLMGLGAVGLLGAARRKKA from the coding sequence ATGAAAAATGTATTGGGGAAATATTCCCTGGCCTTGTCGGCCGTCAGTCTGGCGGTGCTGGCGTTGCCAGCCCAGGCAGTGGAAGTGAGCTTCTCCGGGAGCAACACCGCCACAACCGGTGTTGTGAGCGGCGTGGACAACCTCGGTAACACGTGGGTCACCAGCGACGGCCCTTCCAACATCAACAGCAGCTTCACGATGGCCGATCAGCAGGAAACTGCACAGGCGTTCAACATCCTCAATTTCAGCAATGGACTGGGCAGCTGGGCCAATTCGTTTCAATTGACGATCAACAAGAGCCAGCAGGGTTCGGGATTCAAAGGCATCATTCAGACCCCGGTCGCGTCCGGTCTGAGCAATGGATTCATGGTGCAGGAAATTGCTGGCGACTCCACCAGTTGGGCGTCCTGGGCAGCGACCTACAGCCTCCTGGATACCATCAGTGGTCTGTATCAGCAGGTGCTGTTTACAGCACCTGAGGGAAAGCAACTTTCCCAGGGGCAGAACTTCATGCTGGACGTCAACTTCTCCGGCATCATCACCACCGACTCGGGCTGGGCGGCCTCGTGGGATGACCGAGCAGCACCCACCAATGACGTACCAGAGCCAGGCACTGTGACGCTCATGGGACTGGGAGCTGTGGGCTTGCTGGGGGCAGCGCGGCGCAAGAAAGCATAA
- a CDS encoding ATP-binding cassette domain-containing protein, giving the protein MHLLEIPLPPGLIAVTGDERTGKTSLLRRLSGDLAAPPGVSAVIDALWLDLSLPGHDEQTALQVWDALRARCARWNAALHAELVDALTLTDHQEKKLFMLSTGSRRKVAIAALLASGATVTCLDQPYAALDQASIRVIRAFLGDMAAHTMRSWVVADYAADPDLPWRRVVALD; this is encoded by the coding sequence ATGCATCTGCTTGAAATTCCCCTGCCACCCGGTCTCATTGCCGTCACTGGCGACGAGCGCACTGGCAAGACCAGCCTGTTGCGTCGCCTGAGCGGTGACCTTGCGGCCCCGCCGGGCGTGTCCGCGGTCATTGATGCGCTGTGGCTGGACCTGTCCTTGCCCGGGCATGACGAGCAGACCGCGCTGCAAGTGTGGGACGCGCTGCGTGCACGCTGCGCGCGCTGGAACGCGGCCCTGCATGCTGAGCTGGTGGATGCCTTGACTTTGACAGACCACCAGGAAAAGAAGTTGTTCATGCTCTCCACCGGCAGCCGTCGCAAGGTTGCCATTGCAGCGCTGCTGGCCAGCGGTGCAACCGTGACCTGCCTGGACCAGCCCTACGCCGCCCTGGATCAGGCGTCCATCCGGGTGATACGCGCCTTTCTGGGCGATATGGCGGCGCACACTATGCGCAGTTGGGTGGTGGCAGACTATGCGGCGGACCCAGACCTGCCTTGGCGGCGGGTTGTCGCTCTGGACTGA